In one window of Ostrinia nubilalis chromosome 19, ilOstNubi1.1, whole genome shotgun sequence DNA:
- the LOC135081096 gene encoding tetratricopeptide repeat protein 5-like isoform X1: MQCACVTVYNWADGRGAIIGDCVCIPEPRLSVHKRDSPDLKYDFKSIRVNNPMQILLNGKRVGRNQFACTKVTSTYEIH, encoded by the exons ATGCAATGCGCGTGCGTGACGGTGTACAACTGGGCCGACGGGCGCGGCGCCATCATCGGCGACTGCGTGTGCATCCCCGAGCCGCGGCTCAGCGTGCACAAGCGCGACTCGCCGGACTTG AAATACGACTTCAAATCGATACGCGTGAACAACCCGATGCAGATCCTTCTCAACGGGAAGCGAGTGGGCCGCAACCAGTTTGCTTGTACCAAGGTCACCAGCACCTACGAGATACACTGA